The following are from one region of the Leishmania braziliensis MHOM/BR/75/M2904 complete genome, chromosome 21 genome:
- a CDS encoding putative 2-oxoisovalerate dehydrogenase alpha subunit — MLRISRVARCNALAAAIAGRASLSDAFRQVQNVWNVDFKDGPVTTSTLTFNEEPDPAAPIFHVLDLQGRVVLDDVMGCGVAGTSFSDVNEANKIELQNAEHGEIFRYRLKDEASVITRQVAERMMLAMLTHNTMDKIMLEAQRQGRISFYMTMFGEEAAVIGAAAGLASNDELFAQYREAGILTYRGYTIPEFIAQCMGNCECDLKGRQMPIHYGSTRLHAQMISSPLATQIPHGAGAGYAFRLDNFALATSLPSGTLLSTVPEARICATFFGEGAASEGDFHAGLNFASTVGSHTLFFARNNGYAISTPTHSQYKGDGILSRAMGYGIPAARVDGLDALAVYHTVRKAREMILNSHRPVLVEALTYRLSHHSSSDDSNAYRSRDEIVHFAETFNPIQRFEQFMTQLGWWTPEQSKEIVEKTRKEVLSELRRQEKLPAWPVSTLCDDVFEYPTPELERQKAQLVEHYEAHRSTYDQETL, encoded by the coding sequence ATGCTCCGCATCTCACGGGTAGCGCGCTGCAACgcactcgctgccgccatcgccgGCCGTGCCTCGCTAAGTGACGCGTTCCGCCAAGTGCAGAATGTGTGGAACGTTGACTTCAAGGATGGCCCGGTGACCACAAGCACCTTAACATTCAATGAGGAGCCTGACCCGGCTGCGCCAATCTTTCATGTGCTCGACTTGCAAGGCCGTGTCGTTTTGGACGACGTGATGGGCTGCGGGGTCGCTGGGACATCGTTTTCAGACGTCAACGAGGCTAACAAAATTGAGCTGCAGAACGCCGAACATGGCGAGATATTTCGATATCGCCTAAAGGACGAAGCCAGTGTCATTACTCGCCAAGTAGCAGAGCGCATGATGTTGGCGATGCTGACGCACAACACGATGGATAAAATCATGCTTGAAGCGCAGCGACAGGGCCGCATCTCCTTTTACATGACGATGTtcggcgaggaggcagcCGTTatcggtgcggctgctggacTGGCCAGCAACGACGAACTCTTTGCGCAGTACCGAGAGGCGGGTATCCTGACGTACCGCGGCTACACAATTCCCGAGTTCATCGCACAGTGCATGGGCAACTGCGAATGCGACTTGAAGGGCCGCCAGATGCCCATCCACTATGGCAGTACGCGTCTGCATGCGCAGATGATCAGCTCCCCGCTCGCCACGCAGATACCACACGGTGCCGGCGCAGGCTACGCGTTTCGGCTCGATAACTTCGCGCTCGCGACGAGCCTGCCGTCTGGAACGCTGTTGTCCACGGTTCCGGAGGCGCGCATCTGTGCCACCTTCTTCGGCGAGGGCGCCGCGAGCGAGGGCGACTTCCACGCTGGACTGAACTTTGCTAGCACCGTTGGCTCGCACACCCTTTTCTTTGCACGCAACAATGGCTATGCCATCTCCACGCCAACCCACAGCCAGTACAAGGGGGATGGCATCTTGAGCCGTGCGATGGGCTACGGTATCCCGGCCGCCCGCGTCGACGGCCTCGACGCGCTGGCAGTATACCACACAGTGCGCAAGGCACGTGAGATGATCCTGAACAGTCACCGACCTGTCCTGGTGGAAGCACTGACGTACCGCCTCTCGCACCACTCGTCCTCGGACGACAGTAATGCGTACCGCTCGCGGGACGAGATTGTGCACTTTGCGGAGACCTTTAACCCCATCCAGCGCTTTGAGCAGTTCATGACCCAGCTCGGCTGGTGGACACCCGAGCAGTCAAAGGAGATTGTCGAGAAGACGCGCAAGGAGGTACTCAGCGAGCTACGTCGGCAAGAGAAGCTGCCCGCATGGCCGGTCTCCACTCTGTGCGATGACGTCTTTGAATACCCAACACCAGAGCTGGAGCGGCAGAAGgcgcagctggtggagcacTACGAGGCGCATCGGTCTACCTACGATCAGGAAACGCTCTAG
- the PRMT5 gene encoding putative arginine N-methyltransferase, type II, with protein MSVDGGGISNDPDKQTTVSAMEENYCLHGREQFQNQWARTGVFSPASLRVYGVTGEPVLMRSIKQVRMLGATFGTCFLGRFPQSKLPLSLEDNGPTAVTQRGSLYDSLPFSSLLLGPCPPSNMMADPRMLDQAWSREVAGTWSALHMPSEWCQTMNGVVTEISWSTRAQRQRIAEQLELAAFMCLRAVQVPLPFYATDTPWSCDDDSSDEKDKDGGTTMGTRGSTQTISAEEANQRNVRAACLAADVVLSFIQQCPRVKVWVRCDACNPAHRYQLQRLRQAVLYGYSTHRKDTEQLMYRINTPCSVTNMATSFMSDALPSSSSPCCRVVHTEAAASLMALLYYSTWNPRMLLPSEWFGEDVVGFECPTASALLACLAPHGVAPQEHPHYRLSTTLAEKDAEEAQEYEYQNNAYHDEDGAPLQRTPPACLDGESEASQADYSLGDGYDSVTEHEASHPADSGAVAANGSPGSAPASFSEKAADCRRSEVLQHRYTYVMPEDLQPTVASRWAGTYPPFVSALTFIVELLRRRVMPVFDRTFFDQYALLNYLHFKAVEEPTRDVFASFEGQLQLPLQPLSQHLSSGVYEVFERDAQKYRQYREAVFHYVRDWYAAGVEQQHAQQNSEFFAKHGVMKRVPVPSADERTLHLVLLGCGRGPLIDECLNAVSALGVRLRIFAIEKNLPAASFTRMRWANDPEWTQLAYTFGHTLEVIVADGRAIATAEENNSLTLPADFGLCDLIVSELLGSLGDNELSPECLEAFHAQLKDIQHRRGIAFNPYLTCIPQQYTAWVAPLMSASFDAAVMEAAARGLTVPPPGCSDHHAALHHTLLVTNLSRAVTLAPPQPCWTFEHRFSSSYDDKRDYGTMKQQVPVLLERSASLLFEVPPRGRCSGLAGYFSAVLYQSATAPATIIATTPAQRTEDMYSWFPCVFALEPAQQMELHEVGQASAEQKPMVAVRVQLDRRASLAERKVWYEWSVTYGDVAAAQKSPSASHGAAAAPVVHNKNGWAASMRL; from the coding sequence ATGTCTGTCGATGGCGGTGGCATCAGCAATGACCCTGATAAGCAGACGACCGTCTCGGCCATGGAGGAAAACTACTGCCTGCACGGCCGAGAGCAATTTCAAAATCAGTGGGCGCGCACTGGCGTGTTCTCTCCCGCTTCACTGCGTGTGTACGGCGTCACCGGGGAGCCCGTGCTGATGCGCTCCATCAAGCAAGTACGCATGTTGGGGGCCACGTTTGGCACGTGCTTTCTCGGCCGCTTTCCGCAGTCCAAGTTGCCGCTGTCCCTCGAGGACAACGGTCCCACCGCCGTCACGCAGCGCGGCAGTCTCTACGATTCATTGCCCTTTAGCTCTCTCTTACTGGGCCCATGCCCTCCGTCGAACATGATGGCTGATCCCCGCATGCTGGACCAGGCGTGGAGCAGGGAGGTGGCCGGGACGTGGAGTGCGCTGCACATGCCATCGGAGTGGTGCCAGACGATGAACGGCGTCGTGACGGAGATAAGTTGGTCcacgcgtgcgcagcggcagcgtaTTGCAGAGCAGCTTGAGCTCGCCGCCTTCATGTGCCTACGCGCCGTGCAGGTACCGTTGCCGTTCTACGCCACTGACACACCATGGTCCTGCGATGACGACAGCAGTGATGAGAAAGACAAGGACGGAGGCACCACAATGGGCACGCGTGGCAGCACGCAGACAATTAGCGCTGAAGAGGCGAATCAGCGCAACGTCCGCGCTGCCTGTCTTGCCGCGGATGTCGTGCTGTCGTTTATTCAGCAATGCCCCAGGGTGAAGGTGTGGGTACGCTGCGATGCCTGCAACCCTGCCCATCGCTACCAGCTACAGCGCCTCCGCCAGGCCGTTCTATACGGCTACTCTACTCACAGGAAGGACACAGAGCAATTGATGTACCGCATCAATACACCGTGTAGCGTCACCAACATGGCGACGAGCTTTATGTCTGATGCACTGCCATCGTCTTCGTCTCCGTGTTGCAGGGTGGTGCATACGGAGGCCGCTGCATCGTTGATGGCGCTGCTCTACTACTCAACGTGGAACCCGCGCATGCTGCTGCCAAGCGAGTGGTTCGGCGAGGACGTTGTTGGCTTTGAGTGCCCTACTGCCTCGGCACTGCTAGCGTGTCTGGCACCACACGGAGTCGCGCCGCAGGAACATCCGCACTACCGCCTTAGCACCACTTTGGCGGAGAAAGACGCTGAAGAGGCGCAGGAGTATGAGTACCAAAACAACGCCTACCacgacgaggacggcgcGCCGCTCCAGCGCACGCCGCCAGCCTGCCTCGACGGCGAGAGTGAGGCGAGCCAAGCGGACTACTCGCTCGGTGACGGGTACGATAGTGTGACAGAGCACGAAGCGAGCCACCCCGCCGACTCgggtgcggtggcggctaATGGCAGCCCCGGCTCGGCCCCCGCCTCATTCTCGGAGAAGGCGGCTGACTGTCGCCGCTCTGAGGTGCTACAGCACCGCTACACCTACGTGATGCCAGAGGATCTTCAGCCGACTGTGGCCTCCCGCTGGGCTGGCACCTACCCGCCCTTTGTCAGCGCGCTGACCTTCAttgtggagctgctgcgccggcgcgTGATGCCGGTGTTTGATCGCACTTTCTTTGACCAGTACGCGCTACTCAACTACCTCCATTTCAAGGCCGTCGAGGAGCCGACCCGGGACGTCTTCGCCTCCTTCGAGGGCCAACTGCAGCTGCCCCTTCAGCCACTGAGCCAACACCTGTCGAGTGGCGTCTACGAAGTGTTCGAGCGCGACGCACAAAAATATCGGCAGTACCGCGAGGCAGTCTTTCACTACGTGCGGGACTGGTACGCCGCTggggtggagcagcagcacgcgcagcagaACAGCGAGTTCTTCGCGAAGCACGGTGTCATGAAGCGGGTGCCGGTGCCCTCGGCGGACGAGCGGACACTTCACCTCGTGCTTCTCGGCTGCGGCCGCGGCCCGCTGATTGATGAGTGCCTCAACGCTGTCTCTGCGCTGGGCGTGCGACTGCGCATCTTCGCCATTGAAAAGAATCTCCCAGCTGCCTCCTTCACGCGTATGCGGTGGGCGAATGACCCAGAGTGGACGCAGCTGGCCTACACCTTTGGCCACACGCTCGAGGTGATCGTCGCCGATGGGCGCGCCATTGCAACTGCGGAGGAAAATAACTCGCTCACCTTGCCGGCGGACTTTGGTCTATGCGACCTCATTGTGTCTGAGCTGCTCGGGAGTCTGGGCGACAACGAACTTAGCCCGGAGTGCCTGGAGGCCTTCCACGCCCAGCTCAAGGAcatccagcaccgccgcggtaTTGCCTTCAACCCGTACCTCACGTGCATTCCACAGCAATATACTGCTTGGGTGGCGCCGCTCATGTCCGCCAGCTTTGATGCCGCGGtgatggaggcggcagcgagggggttgacagtgccgccgccaggCTGCAGCGACCACCACGCCGCCCTTCACCACACGCTGCTTGTCACTAATCTCAGCAGGGCGGTCACGCTGGCGCCCCCGCAACCGTGCTGGACCTTCGAGCACcggttcagcagcagctacgaCGACAAGCGCGACTACGGCACGATGAAGCAGCAGGTGCCCGTGTTGCTGGAGCGGTCGGCGAGTCTTCTCTTTGAAGTGCCGCCGcgcggccgctgcagcggcttggCTGGATACTTCTCCGCCGTGCTCTACCAGTCGGCGACCGCGCCAGCCACGAtcatcgccaccacccctGCTCAGCGGACGGAGGACATGTACAGCTGGTTTCCCTGCGTCTTCGCGCTCGAGCCGGCCCAGCAGATGGAGCTGCACGAAGTGGGGCAAGCGTCGGCAGAACAAAAACCCATGGTTGCTGTTCGTGTACAGCTGGATCGCCGGGCGAGCCTGGCGGAGCGGAAGGTGTGGTATGAATGGAGTGTCACCTACGGTGATGTGGCAGCGGCTCAGAAGTCGCCGAGCGCTAgccacggcgctgcggctgcaccggTGGTTCACAACAAGAACGGCTGGGCTGCCTCGATGCGCCTGTGA